Part of the Geoalkalibacter ferrihydriticus DSM 17813 genome is shown below.
GTCAAAGCGATGGCTGGTGTAGGTGCTGCGCACCAGATCGAGAATCGCCGGGTGATCCGAGTGAATCTCGACGCGCCGGTTGTCGGCGCGGCCTTCCTCAATACGGCTGGAGCTGGGTTTTTCCGGGAGGTTGCGGGCTTCGACCTGAATCCGCGCGGGGTCGACGTTCCAGATGTATTGCAGATAATTCCTGACCTCGATGGCGCGCAGCATGGACAGATCCTGCCGACCTTTTTCTTCGCCGAAATCGGCGTTGGTCCCGACCAGGGTGAGAGTTGCCTGGGGATTATCGCGCAATCGTTTGCCGATGATGTCGAGGACGTATTCGTACTTCTCCAGGGTGCCGCGCAGGCTCTGCTCTTCGAAAAGAACCGTGGCGACCTGCTGGTCGAAACGATGATAGCGTTGCGGAATCTCGCTCGATCCTTCCGCGAAGTAAATATGGCCGAGCAGGGGCGAGGCGTCGATGGTTTTGATTTCCTCGATGGTCAGTTCGGTGGGCGAGACAGCCAGGCGGCCTTCGAGGGGAAACATATAGCTGACGACGTAGTTGTATTGCAGTTTCGAGGCGACATCCTGAAAAATCGGAATCAGCGCCGTGCCGTCTTCGGCCTTCCAGATCTTGCCGCCGCCACGCGCGGCGAAGGATTTCAGGAAGGGGTCGACGGCGGGTCCGGGCATGAAGTCGACGGCGTAGGTTTCGAAGCGATCAAGATCCTGCATGGCTCGGGTGACATCGTTGCGGGAGTAGCGGCTGTTCAGATCCTCTCCGTCCGAAAACACCACCATGAATTTAGGTTCGTCGGCGGGCATGCGCCCGATGATATCCAGGCCTGCGAGCATCGCCTCGTAGAGAAAGGTGTTCACCGTCAGGCGGCCGAGAAAGACTTGATTGACAAAATTCTTCAACTCTATGGGATTGTTGGAGCTGAATATCCGTACATGCAGATCACGCCCGCCCATGCGCTGCGGGTCGCGGTCGGCAAAAACCACCAGATGCACCTGATCGATGGGGCGCACGATCTTGAGCAGTTCATCCATGGCTGCGAGCAGCGGTTGTACGGCGTTGCGCTGGCGCATGGAATCGGAGTTGTCGAGAATCATCACGATATGGCGCGGCACATCGATGTTTTCGGCAAAAGATTCCACCTGGGTGATGCGCGCCTTTCTGCCGAACTTGGTTACTGAAAAGTCTGCTTCTGTCAGGCCGAGAATGGGGTTGTTGTCGGCATCGGCGACGCGAACCAAGGCCCTTCCCTCCTCAAGGATACGCTCGAGCGATACCACCGCTTCCGGTCGTTCGGACTCAATCAGTAAGTCGTTGGTCTCCAGGGCAAAGCCCGGTGCGCAAAGTAGCAGAATCATGAGCAAGGTAAAAAGTCCGTGGTATCTCATCCTGTCCTCCAAATATATTTTTTGATCGAAACAAGTTGTCGAAGTATAGCAGCACGCTGCAATTGCACAAATGCCCGTCACCTACGCCGACCTGGTGCGGCGCAGTTCGAGATCAAGGACGCGCAGGGAGTGTTTTGCCGCCTGGCGGTATTGCGCGAGGCGCTGTTCGCCATGAGCGGCATAACCGGATTCCACTTTCTCCCGGTAACTCTGCACGATGACCGCTTTGCCGCATGCGGCGGCCTTTTCAAAGCGCGCGCGGCTCTCTTCTTTTGCCAGGTAAGCCCATATCGGCACAGCGCCGCCTTGCCGCGCCATACGCCCCACCTCGGTCCGTTGATAGTTTCGCTCGCGCTGATCCAGGTGTTCGAGCAGCGCCGCGCACACGGGAACGGCAAGGCCACAGGTGGTCGCCGCTTTATCGGGTTCGAGATTGAGATAGGTGATACAGACATCCGGCCGCACCTCTGAACCCGGTTCAACGTAGTACTTGTAATCGGATAGATCCGCGCTGTTGTCCATGGCCACGTTCCAGGTCAGGCGAAAACCGGATAGCTCATGCCAGACGGGTTTTTCATGCATCAGGTCGAACCCGCAAAGCAGGCGCCAGGTGTCCGCCGGATCAACCAGGGAGCCGTAGCCCAGCACGTAGCCGAGGCATTGTCCGCGACGGTTTTTCTCGAACTCGGGCCAGCCCTTCCAGCTTTTCGGCTTGCTCCCCGTGCTTCTGGGTTTTTTTCCGGGAGTCGTTTGCACACCCGCGGGCCTTCCCCAGCTGAGCCGGCTTTTCTCATGCGCATCCGTCATGCGCGCCCAAAAGGATTCACTAATGTTCTGACCGGTTTGCGGACAGCGCCCCTCAACGCACAGCACCAGAAACGTCTCGCCCGCCGGATCGAAATTCTCCGGGCGCACCTGTGTCCCCTGAATGGCGACAAGTTGCGGACCCTCGGGATGGCAGAGCACATCGGTGTCCTCCAGCCTTAATTTCACCGTGTAGGGAACGAAGGGCAGGGCGAAGTGCCACTTGTTTTTCGGGGTGGCGATGGTGAGCGGCGGATTGCGGATAAGCTGTTCGCCGTCGCGCACGAAGGGGACACGCAGGTAGGCAGCGAAGGAGGCGTCCCTGACCTGCAACCTTGAAGCGTTGTACAGGCGAATGGCCAACATCCAGGCGCGCTGCTGCGCATCATAAAAGATGGAAACCTTGTGGCGAAAAACAAACACTTGCCGCGTCAGCAGGAGTTTGAAGACCAGGCCGCCCAACAGAACCGTGTGCAGCAACAGACGAAGGAAGCCCCACAGGGCGCCCTGAGCCGAAGCCGGAGCCTCACCCCCGACCAGAAAGGCGAAATGCGCCAACGACTGATGGATCAGGGCCGAAGGATCGGCCGGCGACCGCAACAGAGCCTCGACGCCGGCGCCGATCACGCTTAACAGGGCGAGCAAGCACACATATTCAAAAAGCAGCGCGGCAAAGGAACGGTTGGCCAGATGCGAACGGAAAAGTTCCCGGGCGCGCGGATGAACTTTGGGATTCAGAAATCGTCTCACGGCAGGTCCCTCACAAGGCAGGTGCGCTGCGTTTCGACAGCCTTATAAAAGCATATCATGCCGCGCGCTTTGCTTGCGGCGCAAAAACTCTAGGCGCGCAGTGCCCATTCAGGATAATCTTGCCCAACATTATTTTTTTTCGTTGGCCAGATGCCTTGTGCATAACCTGGACAACATACAGACTTATTTCCGGAGATTTCCCATGATCGAACTTGGTCGCATCAACGTACTGAAAATCCGCACTATCGACGAGAACGGCGCCTGGTTTGAGAGCGACCAAGTGCGCATTCTGCTGCCGGCGCGCGAAGTGCCCGCCGCCGCGACCCCGGGCGCTGAGCTGGCGGTGTTCGTCTATCTCAATTCCGAGGGTCTACCGGTCGCGACCCTGAAACATCCCAAAGCCCAGGTCGGCGAGTTTGCCCTGTTGCAGGTGAGTCAAGTCACCAAACACGGGGCCTTTCTCGACTGGGGTCTCGACAAGGAGCTGCTGGTCCCCTACAGCGAGCAGCCGGAACGCATGCGCGCGGGCCGCAAATATCTGGTCAAGGTATGTCTCGATGACCGCAGCCGGGTCGTTGCCACCGCGCGCGTCGATAAGTGCCTGGACGAAGCGCCCGCCGATCTGCAGATCGGGGACGAGGTGGATGCGCTGCTCTGGGATTTCACCGATCTTGGCGTCAAGGTCATCATCAACGATCTTTTCTCTGGATTGCTGTACCGCGATGAGATTCGCGGCGGTATGAAACGCGGCCAGCGACTCAAAGCCTATGTGCGCAACATTCGCGACGACGGCAAGGTTGATGTCACTCTGCGCCGTGGCGGCGCGCAAGGCGCCCGGGAAGATCGGGATATTCTGCTCGAAGCGCTGACCCGGCAGGGGTTTTTACCCCTGCACGATCAGAGTTCGCCGCAGGATATCCGCCAGTCTCTGGGGATGAGCAAGAAAGCCTTCAAAAAAGCCGTGGGCGGACTCTACAAAGAGGGCTTGGTCGAGCTGGCTGCTGAAGGCGTGCGGCTGAAAGAACCGCCCCGCCGGGTGCCGGGAGCTTGAGCCGATGTCTGAATGCTTTCGGGTACGGGTTGAATGTTATGCCGGCTACCGGGGCGAGGAAGCGCCGCGGCGTTTCACTCTGGGCGAAAAATCCACCGAGGTGGAAGAGGTTCTCGACCGCTGGCTTGCGCCCGATCATCGCTACTTCAAGGTACGCGATCCAGAGGGCGCAACGTACATTATGCGGCAGGATGTCGAATCCCAGAGCTGGGAACTGATTCTATACGACGATGGGAACGCCTGACCCGCACCAGTGTCTGAATCCTCTCAGCCGCGGAATTTTTCGAAAACCCGGTCACGGTATTCGGGGGCGTGCTCCAGTTGCAGGGGGCGTTTCATCAGCAGCGACAGCTTGATCTGTTTGGCTTGCAGTTCGCGGCGCTTTTCTCTTGTCTGTCATCCAGCCTTCGCGCTGAGTTCTGAATCTGTTGCTTTTTCTGTTGTGCCGTGAGGGACAAAAGGGGGCAGGCGTGATGTCGCAATGACGTGGCGCATTTTAGGGGGGCAAAGTGTTCAAAATCTTTTGGATGTTTGTGGTCTTGTGCGGCCTGCTGTCTGCGAGTTTCGCTTTGGCGGATGAGGACTTAGAGCCAGCGCAGGAAAAATATTTGCAATACGACGATCTGTTTTCCCTCTATCAGACGCACGCCGACAATTTCAGCGCCTACCAGCCCATTTACGGACTGATCGGCACCAATCCGGAAAAAAGTTCTTTTCAGATCAGCTTCAAATATCGGCCCCTCAACCCACAAGGCTCCTGGGTGCAGGCCCGGCCTTGGCTACAGAGGGTTTTTCTTGCCTATACGCAAACCACTTTCTATGACCTGAAAGAGGCTTCGACGCCTTTTGAGGACACCAGTTACAAGCCGGAAATTTTTTTTATCACGGAAAATCTTGATTCCCGGCCCCAATCGATGCAGGGCTTTTTCATCAAGACCGGTCTTCAACATGAATCCAATGGCCGCGGCGGCGACATGTCGCGCAGCACCAATTTTCTCTATGTCCGCCCCATGACCATTTTCTACAGCGAGGATTCCGGCCTGGGCCTCATGCTGGCTGCGCGGGCCTGGACCTACGTGAACAACTCCCGCGACCATAACCCTGACTTGCACCGCTATCGCGGATACTTCGAACTGGAAACCAAGCTCGGCAAAGACGATTTCATCGTGGTCGGCGCCAAGCTGCGCTGGGCAAGCCAGGGCGCTTCCGTACAGGTCGATGCCACCTATCCACTGCATCGCCTGGTGTCGGGCAACCTGGATCTGTTTTTTCATGTTCAGTATGTCAATGCCCTGGCCGAAAATCTGCTGGATTACCAGTCGCGCACCGAGTCGCTGCGCCTGGGCCTGGCCCT
Proteins encoded:
- a CDS encoding S1 RNA-binding domain-containing protein, translated to MIELGRINVLKIRTIDENGAWFESDQVRILLPAREVPAAATPGAELAVFVYLNSEGLPVATLKHPKAQVGEFALLQVSQVTKHGAFLDWGLDKELLVPYSEQPERMRAGRKYLVKVCLDDRSRVVATARVDKCLDEAPADLQIGDEVDALLWDFTDLGVKVIINDLFSGLLYRDEIRGGMKRGQRLKAYVRNIRDDGKVDVTLRRGGAQGAREDRDILLEALTRQGFLPLHDQSSPQDIRQSLGMSKKAFKKAVGGLYKEGLVELAAEGVRLKEPPRRVPGA
- a CDS encoding gamma-glutamylcyclotransferase, coding for MRRFLNPKVHPRARELFRSHLANRSFAALLFEYVCLLALLSVIGAGVEALLRSPADPSALIHQSLAHFAFLVGGEAPASAQGALWGFLRLLLHTVLLGGLVFKLLLTRQVFVFRHKVSIFYDAQQRAWMLAIRLYNASRLQVRDASFAAYLRVPFVRDGEQLIRNPPLTIATPKNKWHFALPFVPYTVKLRLEDTDVLCHPEGPQLVAIQGTQVRPENFDPAGETFLVLCVEGRCPQTGQNISESFWARMTDAHEKSRLSWGRPAGVQTTPGKKPRSTGSKPKSWKGWPEFEKNRRGQCLGYVLGYGSLVDPADTWRLLCGFDLMHEKPVWHELSGFRLTWNVAMDNSADLSDYKYYVEPGSEVRPDVCITYLNLEPDKAATTCGLAVPVCAALLEHLDQRERNYQRTEVGRMARQGGAVPIWAYLAKEESRARFEKAAACGKAVIVQSYREKVESGYAAHGEQRLAQYRQAAKHSLRVLDLELRRTRSA
- a CDS encoding phospholipase A; protein product: MFKIFWMFVVLCGLLSASFALADEDLEPAQEKYLQYDDLFSLYQTHADNFSAYQPIYGLIGTNPEKSSFQISFKYRPLNPQGSWVQARPWLQRVFLAYTQTTFYDLKEASTPFEDTSYKPEIFFITENLDSRPQSMQGFFIKTGLQHESNGRGGDMSRSTNFLYVRPMTIFYSEDSGLGLMLAARAWTYVNNSRDHNPDLHRYRGYFELETKLGKDDFIVVGAKLRWASQGASVQVDATYPLHRLVSGNLDLFFHVQYVNALAENLLDYQSRTESLRLGLALVR
- a CDS encoding OmpA family protein; this translates as MRYHGLFTLLMILLLCAPGFALETNDLLIESERPEAVVSLERILEEGRALVRVADADNNPILGLTEADFSVTKFGRKARITQVESFAENIDVPRHIVMILDNSDSMRQRNAVQPLLAAMDELLKIVRPIDQVHLVVFADRDPQRMGGRDLHVRIFSSNNPIELKNFVNQVFLGRLTVNTFLYEAMLAGLDIIGRMPADEPKFMVVFSDGEDLNSRYSRNDVTRAMQDLDRFETYAVDFMPGPAVDPFLKSFAARGGGKIWKAEDGTALIPIFQDVASKLQYNYVVSYMFPLEGRLAVSPTELTIEEIKTIDASPLLGHIYFAEGSSEIPQRYHRFDQQVATVLFEEQSLRGTLEKYEYVLDIIGKRLRDNPQATLTLVGTNADFGEEKGRQDLSMLRAIEVRNYLQYIWNVDPARIQVEARNLPEKPSSSRIEEGRADNRRVEIHSDHPAILDLVRSTYTSHRFDNTALIVRPLIDSFYDIADWQIRVTGGGEMLAELKGERALEEFYRLPLQVDNPGRVGTAGNIEVSMQIRDSKEQELLLDSEPVRVRYIQTSQLLAQRLDYRVQERYALILFDFDHHSIDPRNQQIVNEIATRIRDLPQADVEIVGHTDNIGSEAYNQQLSERRAKAVYDLIRNAAPDSAARIQHRGAGMIDPPYDNQSPETRAFNRTVTITLEYLARQ